A genomic window from Elaeis guineensis isolate ETL-2024a chromosome 3, EG11, whole genome shotgun sequence includes:
- the LOC105040884 gene encoding plasma membrane-associated cation-binding protein 1 has product MGYWKSKLLPKIKKVFDKNGKKAAAAEACKSFDDSKGEIDKEFEEKKTELQPKVVEIYEASSAEIKSVVKERTEGGVKKNSTAVTKFLEELVKIEFPGSKAASEAATKCGPTYVTGPIFFIFEKVSTFVVTEEAPAPAAEPAAPAEESSSKEEAPAASEEKKEEINKAEETTTPPPPPTEEATPAAPAEEPPKP; this is encoded by the exons ATGGGCTACTGGAAGTCCAAACTTCTTCCAAAGATTAAGAAGGTGTTCGATAAGAACGGCAAGAAGGCGGCTGCTGCCGAGGCGTGCAAGTCCTTTGATGACTCCAAG GGGGAGATCGACAAGGAGTTTGAAGAGAAAAAGACCGAGCTCCAGCCCAAAGTGGTAGAGATCTATGAAGCTTCTTCAGCTGAGATCAAG TCTGTGGTGAAGGAACGCACAGAAGGAGGAGTGAAGAAGAACTCGACGGCTGTCACTAAATTCCTCGAGGAATTAGTGAAGATCG AGTTCCCTGGCTCAAAGGCAGCCAGCGAGGCCGCCACCAAGTGCGGACCTACCTACGTCACAGGCCCGATCTTCTTCATCTTCGAGAAGGTCTCCACCTTCGTCGTGACCGAAGAGGCCCCTGCCCCGGCCGCCGAGCCAGCCGCCCCTGCCGAGGAGAGCAGCTCCAAAGAGGAGGCACCGGCGGCCagtgaagagaagaaagaagagatcaacaAGGCGGAGGAGACCACCACCCCTCCCCCTCCTCCCACCGAGGAGGCGACCCCCGCCGCGCCGGCCGAGGAGCCACCAAAGCCTTGA